In Clarias gariepinus isolate MV-2021 ecotype Netherlands chromosome 21, CGAR_prim_01v2, whole genome shotgun sequence, the sequence aaaacacacactgtcACAGCACTGTATTTAACATCGAATGCAATAAACCTTTTCTCAGAATTTTAGCTTCTACACCAATAAATGATATAAAGTGTCATATACAGTCTGGGTTTTGATTTCAGTCAAACAGTGGTTGTATAAAATGGAACTGTAGACattaaaagaatgaaataacaGACGTATGTAATTAGTTAAAGAGAAACAAAACTCCATCGTAGCTTTAAGAGATTAAACTCAGACACATCAACATCTCAACTGTACTTCAGAGATTAGATTATATTCGGGATGCTTTCATAACTGAAACTgaacagttaaaaaataaaaatagggaaACAACATAAGTCCTTAGAATTAAAAGGTGTAtccaaactttattttttttggaagtGACTTGAAGTGTTTGTTCAGGAGTtaaaatatactcagcaaaaaaagaaacgtccctgtgtatttcaacaataatgttgcaaaaatccaaataacgttacagatcttcattgtaaagggtttaaacgaTGTTTTTCacgcatgttcaattaaccataatcaattaattaacctgcacctgtggaatggtcgttaagaccttaacagcttacagaaagtaggcatttaaggtcacagttctaaaaacgcaggacactaaagagacttgtctaccgactgtgaaaaacacccaaagaaagatgcccagggtccctgctcatctgtgagaacgtgcattaggcatgctgcagggaggcatgaggagcgctgatgtggctagggcgataaatcgccatgtccgcaccgtgagacgcctaagacggcgctacggggagacgggaaggacggctgatcatcctcgcagtggaagaccacgtgtaacaacacccgcacaggatgggtacatccgaatatcacacctgcgtgaccggtacaggatggccacaacaactggccgagtcacaccaggaacacacgatccctccatcagtgctcagactgtccgcaataggcagtccatgaggaggagatgcactgcagtacttcaagcagctggtggccaccagatactgactggtacttttgattttgagcctcccttcattcagggacacattgggaaacatttttagtttatgtcttatggtgttgactcttttagtgttcatacaaatatttacacattaagtttactgagagtaaaaacaggtgaaagtcagaggacgtttctttttttgctgagtatacatacaaaaaattataatctgcatttgataaaataataataataataatttaacacttcgcaatattattaatttattaaattaaattaaacacccTATATGATACACTATACATCAACAATGTGACACACTCATGATAAACTTGAGGTACGAGTGTGATATTCTCCTGGTTTGACCTGTTAGGGGTCAAAGTCCCgctccaggtgtgtgtgtgtgtgtgtgtgtgtgtgtgcgtcggCACTGAAACTCTGAGAGTATTGCACTGAGGACTCTGAGCCGTGCTGTGATTTAATGCTGATTTACGAACATGCAGGTGATCAGAAGTGATTTTAAACTGGAAAGCGTGTGGACGTAGAGCGGACAGACAGCAGGCGCAGTTGTTCTGCCAAAGGGGTTATTTTATACTGGATCACGGCCAAGCAATGTCaacactttatacacacagaACCGAGGTCCTGATGTGTCAGTCCACAAACACGGCACCGCTGTGAGCTGGAGCTGTGGCCCGTTTGGCCTCGTTCATCTTATCCACTCCGAACAGCAGGTCGAGGTGAGAGATCGGCCTCAGGCACACACTGTCTGCtgtcctaaacacacacacacacacacacacacacagctattaAGTACTTTCACCACAATTGTACAGAATTTTCTTCCTCATGCATTTctatctttttccatttctcatgcCAAATAAAActtatgtataatttatatataaatatatataaactatgtATAACTTTGAAAAGTTTATACATTTTAGAGAAATTCAGTTACTTAtggtgtatttaatttttacatttcaataaataataataatagtgtccaaataataataataataataataataataataataataaacctgagGTATAAAGTGCCCTTCACTGCGAGGTCAGTCCCTACGCTGGCTAGCAGACAGGAAGTCTGTTGGAATTTCACTTCAATATCTGATATAATAAAtcctaaactaaactaaaacaaCAATAGAGAGAAGcatttttgcaggacaatgtGAAGTGTGACTCGAACCCGGGACAGAGGAGCAACGCTGACCACTGCATGAGCTTCACCCTCTGTACGACTTTAATTATATCAGATAGTCAGAGGTTAAAGGTTAAAGAGAATGAGCTGTGTGTCACAGTGATATTTAGCGCACGTTATTCATATAGATAAAGATAACAtaaacacattcatttacataaaaatgtaaaacacagtGAGAGTAAAGTGTGAGGCGTACTCATCGTCTTCATCGTGTTCGAGTCGTAGTCGCTGTGTGATTTGTTTCAGCTGCAGTTTGCGCATGAGATCTCGCACTCGGTACAGAGCGGCGTCGCGACACACCTCCCTCAGATCGCTGCCCGAAAATCCCTCCGTCTGCTCGGCAATCTCTATCAGATTCACTGCCTTATtcagctgaaacacacacacacacacacacacacacacacacattatatatcatatatatatataaaaaggagaATATTTTTTCAATCTCATATGTCAAGTTAAGGCCAAactgcaaaaaatataattataaaagtcTCTTATGCGCAGTCACATTAAGTATTGATCATAAAGAATAATCACGCTTTCTCCAGACAGGATGAGGTGAAGGATCTCCTTCCTCTGAGCCGTGTTCTGTAAACAAGAAACAGTTTACACAAACAtagaaacatacacacaaaaatatacacaaacatattataaataaagacaataatGATGTTATCAGTGTGGAGCTACTCCACGTGTCTATGCATACATCTGTGACCAAGTCCATTACTGatccctccatccatctatGATCTATAATAACCTGTTATTGTGTAAATCAAACCGTTTGTgtgagtttattattttaaatgtgaataATAAACTCACCGGAAGTGGAATGTGGAAGGTCGCAGGCATCCTGCGGCGGATCGCTGCGTCCACGTCCTGCGGCCTGTTAGTGGCACCCATCACCATCACCTGTAAACACCAGCAGGGTATAAGATCACTTCTCATCACACTCTACCTAATTATCAAAATGTCTTAGACACAGTGTTCCCCATGTCGGATTATAGGAAGAGGAATCTCTAACGTGaggttaaagaaaaaattacTTGTAGCAGCAACTCAGATTTGAATCTGAAATTTCTCATGTATAACTTTGGGACTTTGAACTTTTGTGACCTGATGTGATTTTTGTCTGTGAGGCCGAAGACATACAGCGTGAAGGCAGATATATCAACTTGTAATAACAGTCTGATAGTGATAAAGTTCTTTACCCTCATTTATATATAGTGCCATAAGAATACAAGAACACTGAAAAAATTTctatcagtgttttaaaatttccaaataacaaaatattagatGATTTTAATAGTCAAcagtaaaggggaaaaaaattcaaagtagtttaaaaaaaaactttgactgAAGGATATATGgtattaaatgtgtttgtgtgtgtgtgtgtgtgtgtgtgtgtgtgtgtgtgtaaaccagaGTGTCGGAGCCGGTCTCCAGTCCGTCCCACAGGCTCATAaactgagttttcattattgcCGTGACCTCGTGATCCAAACTGGAGCGACTCCTCAGAAACGAGTCTAAGACGAGACATGGGTTTAAACACCTCAcagctcacaaacacacaccgacacTCCGCCTCCTGTTTATACACTCCGCCTCCTGTTTATACACGCCttcctaaatataaacaattaatATAGTATGTACGAGTTATAACGTATATGAACACACCAACATGGAACAGCCAGAGGTGTGTGTGAACCTTCAGTCCCAGAGTGTCACTCACCGATTTCATCGATGAAGATGATGCAGGGCTGCAGTTTAACAGCCAATGAAAAGACAGCAGCGGCGAGCTTCTCCGATTCTCCGTACCACTTGTCTGTCAGAGTGGAAACCTGGAGGTTGATGAAGCGACAGCCTGAGGCTTTGGCTGCTGCCTTGGCGATTAAAGTTTTCCCACAGCCGGGCGGGCCGTATAACAGAACACCTGAGGAGGAAGGTGCAGGTGTTAGTCTACATCTAACTACAGGAACTGCAGTGTTCAAGTTTGTTAGCCAACTCTTTTATACTGACTAAACAAAGTCCACCATACTCCATCAAACACCACCACACTCCATCAAACACCACCAATCTAAATCAAACACCACCATAATCCATCTAAAACCACCATTCTAAATCAAACACCACCACACTCCATCAAACACCACCAATCTAAATCAAACACCACCATAATCCATCTAAAACCACCATTCTAAATCAAACACCACCATACTCCATCAAACACCACCATACTTCATCAAACACCACTCCATCAAACACCACCATACTTCACCAAATACCACCATTCTAAATCAAACACCACCATATTTTATCAACACCCTCATACTCCATCAAACACCACCATTCTAAATCAAACACCACTATACTCCATCAAACACCACCATACTCCACCAAACACCACCATACTCCACCAAACACCACCATACTCCACCAAACACCACCATACTCCACCAAACACCACCATACAACACCAATCTAAATCAAACATCACCAATCTAAATCAAACACCACCAcactccatcaaacaccaataTACTCCACCAAACACCACCATACTCCACCAAACAACACCAATCTAAATCAAACATCACTAATCTAAATCAAACACCACCAcactccatcaaacaccaataTACTCCACCAAACACCACCAAACAACACCAATCTAAATCAAACATCACTGATCTAAATCAAACACCACCATACTCCACCAAACACCAATCTAAATCAAACATCACCGATCTAAATCAAACACTACCATACGCCATCAAACACCAATATACTCCATCAAACACCACCATTCTAAATCAAACACCACCATACTCCATCAAACACCACTATACTCCATCAAACACCACCATACTCCATCAAACACCACCATACTCCATCAAAGAACACCAATCTAAATCAAACACCACTATCCTCCATTAAACATCACCAATCTAAACCAAACATCACCAACACAGACTTTCACtaggaaacacaaacatttaccatttgtgtgtgtgtgtgtgtgtgtgtgtgtgtgtgtggtctgtaCCTCTGGGTGGCTGTAAAAGTTTAGATCCCCGGAACAGGTGACGTTTCTGAAAAGGCAGGATAACGGATTCTTGAAGCCCAGTGATGACATGATCAAGACCTGCAACGTCTCTCCATGTGACCTTTATAAAGATTTAACACACAACGCTGAAAAACacgtcatgtaaaacacacacacacacacacacacacacacacacacacacctggaaaCATAGGATGTTATTCGGCTGTGTTCAATGTTAACTGCTGTTCCATCAATTAACGAGATGAGATGAAGGCGACGTCTGGATTTTACCTTCATATTGTGAGGATTGACCAGAAGGGCGGCGATGTTCATCTCGTACTCGTTCAGACTCACTCCCTCCACCCCAATGCTCCTCATCATCTGCTCAGCCTGAGAGATGAAGGGGGAAGTAAAGAAGAGAAGAACGTTAGTCAGACCAACATTCTCCATACTCTGTCTAGATCTCAGTCAATCACCAAACACCATTAACACCCCACACCCCCCTGCTGTAAAACCTGATAAAACCCCAGTGTGAGAGCGGcgtcagtgtgtgagagtgtgtgctgtgagagtgtgttagagtgtgagtgtgtgctgtgAGCGTCACCCTCTTCTTAGCGTTAGACTTCTGCTTGTGCGTCGGGTCCAGAGCCTCCACCACCCATCTGATGCTGTAGTACGTAACCGCTCCAAACACGCCGAGTCTCACCAGGAGGCCCAACACTTCACTACGGCTCAGGGGGCGCAGCAGGGCGTGCCGGGGGACGTCCATTAACATCTCAGCTCCGCCCACAACATCAGCACCCGAGGGAGATCAGTTCAGACTGTGaggacagaagtgtgtgtgtgtgtgtgtgaaatataaTAATCATCTAAAACACCAACTAACTGAACGCTATATAACAAAGCAGAATGTCAGCACCATAAACaattattctgttttatttagtaattcagtctaattatatttattacttcattttatttgttcattttttttaggaatgttATGaagggctacatttaattactcattaaactttttaaagctttaaaactgtaacaaaatcgggaaaaaaatgtatatgaattCAGAATATTTATAGAATCGGGCAGGTATCGTGATAAAATCGTATCGACCGCTGATTcccacaaataataataataataaattaaagttatAAGAAACATGTCATTTCAAATTCTTGCTTAAACCCTGAAATGCCTTTAATTATAATCAAATCAATTATCCTTTATTTACCCAATTTCTCTAAACATTCAAACCATTTTtactgaagaaaaaagaaaaatggaaagaaaacatttacagataaattacaaaaaaggaGACACCTAAAGCAGtctgtaatatatataaaataataataataataataataataagataaaattagAAATACATTTACCAGCTGAGATCCTTTTTAATCCCCACCCCTTATCCGGTataaccagtttacaaacatatCAAGAGAACGGGTGGGAAAACAAAAAGGCTAGCTAGGAACCGAGTAATATCTAACGTATCTCTACACTCTAGTAATGTCTGTTAGATACAATTTCATTTAAGAAAACTGAAATATgatttacttatatttatgtaaataacgTAGCAAACATAAAGcgttgttttaataataataattaaaaaaataactcacAGCACAACTTCCACTTCCGGTGTAACAGCATAAGCGCTCCGTGTGGGGACGAGGCTCACCGTCACTGGGCCCCATGTCACTAAAAGATAATAATAGTTCGATGAATTATTAGTTCAATgtccaaaattaccccaaataTATCAgccaaataataatactaaatataataataataataataataataataataatttgagaaAATAAATCTGCACAACCACTGACTTTAACAGAAGGCAGCGTCGTcacaaattttatatataactaaGAAAGTTATCAGCCACTTTTGCCATAAGGTTAAAGGCCGAACCATGGACGAACCATTTGAGACATTAAAAATCCCTTTAAAATCTTGCGTCCGCACAGTCTTGAGATTATACTGGCCCTGTTTGatggcgatcgtataaattcaTGACATGCACAGGAAAAAGGTACAGTTTAATGAGATCTGAATGTGTACTGGGTTTTAAATGTATACGTATAATGTGTTTATGAACTATGCAGCAAAATATCTCCTATAAAGACCCTGTGCCACGTCCAGGCCTCGTGCCACGCCCAGGCCTCGTGCCACGCCCAGGCCCCACCCACTCAGgcgtcctaatggcagcagatttcaacCTGTGTGCTAAttttcatgatgtttttttgagcatcttaaaacctttaaaaaggcCAGATGCTGGAAAAGAATCTTCACACTCTATGATGTCTTAGTGCTTGGGGCctaaataattagaaaaattaaattgtgtttaaGACAAATTAAGGAACTGAAATACAAGTTCTACTGAATAAGCTGTAAATGTatcaatatttaattcaattcaatttaattcaattttatttgtatagcgcttttaatgatttacatcatcacaaagcagctttacacaattaaaagaattaagtttgtatgaaatgtgaatgtgtatgaatcaaaattatatgattgtccctgatgagcaagccgaggacgacggcgacagtggcaaggaaaaactccctgagatggtaataggaagaaaccttgagaggaaccagactcaacagggaacccatcctcatctgggtgaaaacagatagcagggattgatctgcataatattatgtgagactgaaagttcagtataagaggagatgtgtaagattaaagtccagtttgttcctggaggctcaggtagactgtgagaaattccagtcctgaactattgagcgactgaagtcacaggtcctcagataacagctgtctgcatcagtcgaggacaggaccaccttcatggaaaagtggaaccaaccccagtcaccacacgcattccaggcagaccacacgggggcatccatgtgataagatctccaaccagaagcaggactccaggatgagttagagaggtccagcgggcagagggggtctggatcactggcagctcaggagcgacatgtatagctcgacagagagataggtagaggaaaaaggagagagggagagagagagagcagaaaaggagagagcaaagagatggagaaataacagttaggtatggtcacagtcgaacaatgtaaaaagtgaatgtatatttagtgcagagtgcaagcagagcctccggcaggactaactatgacagcataactaaaagtgagagccagaaggaaacacaaacatgagggcttcctgacatgtaaagcaaacaatcacctcaccgtcaacaaacctgagtgatcaatgagagtgaggaagacagcatccaaacataccagttcaccataatactctacgtccatgagtcccccagatctgctcctttacctatggcaaatctatttataaaaatgcttggctaaataaataggtttttagcctggacttaaacactgagactgtgtctgagtcccgaacactatttgactattctatttaaatgaaaacacgCAGTTTTATGATTAGAATTAACACAGGAATCACAAATCAGCTAAAATACAGTGCTCTAATGGAACACTGTGTGTACATACGATTGTAGAACAGGAAATCTTAGATTATTTCTGAAAAAATTTCTAATACTTAGCCCTGTTAGATGAAACAATTTCTACAATCCTACAATTCTTTCTGTCTGCACATTTACGTGTTCCAGTTTTAGCATCTGATCCAGTAGAACAGGccctctgtgtgtttgttctcAAACACTGTAAACTACGCTTGTGTACTAAGCTTAGCCATGAAAGCATgattaaaacacaaacatcacaAAAGGGTTGAAAACGcagcaaaaaaaagtaaaaatccaACAACAATTAAACTGAGGTAGACATTATGCAGATTAGTGGCGAGGAAGTCCAGATGGTGCTGAGATGTTCATTAAGGAGCGTCTGTTCCCTCACACACCTGCTTTATTCTGCAGAAAATCTCatggcgcgcacacacacacacacacacacacacccacacacacgcacacacacacacacacacacacacacacacacacacacacacacacacacacacacacacacatctttctgCTAAAGAAACTATAACACTGAATCTTTTTTAATGTGGATTGTAAACATGTAATGGGTTCACAGTTGTGTTGTAGTTCATAGTAATGGCCACACGAGGGCAGTCATACTGcattaacttaaataatacaCAAGGGAGGATACAGCCTGACTGAGAGAGGGACAGATTTAATACAGTTCCCCAGAACAAAGATCTTTGATTGGTTAGAATTCATGCTATCATGATAAATAACTAATAgtaaaataagttaaataattaataaatatttaccaGTTGTCCCCATAAAGTGTTTACTTGGAAAAATATAAGGCgaagtgatataaaaaaaaattaaggttagTAGTAAAAATCTACTTTATTACTTccagtattattaatattttattattattatctggcGTGCGGGAATTCTCAgacaatcatcatgcacaagttggcGAACAGTTTTACTGAAGCTCCTCCTGATCTCTCGTCATCTTCCAGTGATCTTGTTCTTCTGCTCTTGAAGATTGCGTGTCGCTTAAAACACCGCGAACGACTCTTTCCAGCCTCATTGACGAAACTTGCTGAATTTTATCAGACGTTTCCGGGGCAGATTTACTCAGTTTTATGTAGAATTTCACGTTCtttctttgttctaacttgctttccatgatgaaatagcagacatGGTAACGTACAGGGACAGACTAGCACCGGCTGCAGCACAGACACATGGAGCagcgaccttcataagtcagtgtgccaaaagacacggtcctgtgtacatcgggaGCCAAATGACTGGAGCTAGTCTGACCACGTACAATACGTTACCACGTGGTCTCAATAACTAGTCTCTGTTTATTGTCAGTGGAGTAAGAAatccttctgaccaatcagagggcAGAACGTTTCTCACTGACCTAAAgacatggcaaaaaaaacaaacaaaaaaaaacattggacaTTGCAGTATTCTTAAAAAAGTTTATCAGTGTACTCCTGCTCACGGCTGCGTTtcatttggtgtgtgtgtgtgtgtgtgtgtgtaagtgagagagacagagcgttTATTCCGTGGGGAAATATGGAAATATTTACCCTGATTGCTCCTGCCACTTTCCTGCGTTCTGCTGATGGCTACAGAACATATTTCGGTCTAAAGCTCTTTGGAAATTGAATTTGCAGCTGAAAAACAGACAAGCCCTTTTTTGGAGGGTTTTGCTTATTTTCTGTTTCTACAAAGCGGCTGTTTGGTGAAGAATAAATTGTGCAGCGTTTTTCACTTTACATCAAACACGCTTGATAAAAACCGAGATGTGTTTGGGGGCAGAAATGTTgctttaggaaaataattaaaagaaataattaattccGCTTAGAATAAATGACAGCACggcctgaacacacacacacacactgagtgacTGGTAATGGTTTAATCCTCCTGTTTCTGGTTAATTAGCATCAACGCTGCACTGTGAATTAGCGTAAGCACATTAACGCAGTGGTATTTCACGTGTCTTTGTCACGTCTTGCCCGAACTAATTTCACCTGAAAGTGAACATTAATTAGCTTGACGTTCCTGCACACTCGGTCCCCGGTCCTCACTCTCGCAGCCTCCGGCTCTAATGGGCTGCTTTAATGATCTgcgtattttaaaataagtcttaaggctTGCGGGGTTAAAGGTGAGCTGAGAGAGATTTTATGGCTCGTGTTAGCAGAATTAATCTGAGCCTCGATCTCCTCTCACTTGGCACAAATATTACCCAATAAATAAACCATTATTCACTGGATGAGTTTATAGCGCCGTAAAATTCAGACATGGGCACACGGCACAgctgtacagtaaatatcttattatgtttttaaagaagCACTGTACAATTTCTGACATATTAGATATTTATAAAGCTCATCAATATTCACACGGCTTCTTTAAGAATCAGAATGTTGTACAGTGTTGGTTTCAGCCTGAGCAGATCATTAGgagtttcattatttattatgatttattatttacgGTCTGCTGTGTGATCACCACCAACACGCTGACTTGGTACAGTAAAGCAACAGATAACAACcattaataaatacagtagcaTCTCTAGGGGGCGCTGTGAGGGTCCACACACCTCTGCAGAGAGACCCAGAGGAGTGCTACAGGTGGGATtacactttatataaaacactggagacactggagaaacaaatcataaagaTTTGTGAAGACGGAAAGATTTTGCTCACAGAGACCTAAGAAGACTTTTTGACTGAAATTGAAGGCGTACAAATACTTGATTGGTTGAGGAAGTAGATTTACAAAGActttttcataaataataaagaccTGCAGAGTCTTCCTAAGTCTTTAGTTTCAATCAAAACATCTTTGTAACTCTTTAAATTCCATCAACGAGTCTTCTTAAGTCTTCGTAAGGTTTCTGTTTAATCAACAAAGATTTATCTTTGATTTATCTAAAGATTTAGATAAAGACTTGTTGCTTGGAATGAAAGACTTCC encodes:
- the atad1a gene encoding outer mitochondrial transmembrane helix translocase, coding for MLMDVPRHALLRPLSRSEVLGLLVRLGVFGAVTYYSIRWVVEALDPTHKQKSNAKKRAEQMMRSIGVEGVSLNEYEMNIAALLVNPHNMKVTWRDVAGLDHVITGLQESVILPFQKRHLFRGSKLLQPPRGVLLYGPPGCGKTLIAKAAAKASGCRFINLQVSTLTDKWYGESEKLAAAVFSLAVKLQPCIIFIDEIDSFLRSRSSLDHEVTAIMKTQFMSLWDGLETGSDTLVMVMGATNRPQDVDAAIRRRMPATFHIPLPNTAQRKEILHLILSGESLNKAVNLIEIAEQTEGFSGSDLREVCRDAALYRVRDLMRKLQLKQITQRLRLEHDEDDETADSVCLRPISHLDLLFGVDKMNEAKRATAPAHSGAVFVD